One stretch of Xanthomonas sp. DAR 35659 DNA includes these proteins:
- a CDS encoding IS110 family transposase — protein sequence MRRFVGIDVAKAELVIHVLPDGLAWTQPNTPQGRVELVQRLARLECERIVLEASGGYEHEVLRTLRQANLPAVRMCAQRPRALAKALGIKAKTDALDARLLAVTAQAIVAPPTDVLPEHLQHLRELLDLRNALVGQHDALRRRLEHITSPEVRRHCQEAIDLLKRQSDALKRDLQQQADACSTLPKVPGLGPILRATLAARLPELGTLPPRKLAALVGLAPFNHDSGRWQGQRRIKGGRSDVRRALYMATWASIRAKSPLAQTYARLQAAGKPAKVAIVACMHKYLRWLNAIARDQASYAPPVIAAA from the coding sequence ATGCGGCGCTTTGTCGGGATCGATGTTGCCAAGGCCGAACTGGTCATTCATGTGCTGCCGGACGGACTGGCCTGGACCCAGCCCAACACGCCGCAAGGGCGCGTTGAGCTGGTCCAGCGTCTGGCGAGGCTGGAGTGCGAACGGATCGTGCTGGAAGCCAGCGGCGGCTACGAACATGAGGTGCTGCGGACGCTGCGGCAGGCCAACCTGCCGGCGGTGCGGATGTGTGCGCAGCGCCCACGTGCGTTGGCCAAGGCGCTGGGCATCAAGGCCAAGACCGACGCCCTGGACGCGCGTCTGTTGGCCGTGACAGCCCAAGCCATTGTGGCCCCCCCGACGGACGTGTTGCCCGAGCACCTGCAGCACCTGCGCGAACTGCTGGATCTGCGCAATGCTCTGGTCGGCCAGCACGACGCCCTGCGGCGGCGTCTGGAGCACATCACCAGCCCGGAGGTGCGGCGCCACTGCCAGGAAGCGATCGACCTACTGAAGCGGCAGAGCGATGCGCTGAAGCGAGACCTTCAGCAGCAGGCCGACGCGTGTTCGACCCTGCCCAAGGTGCCGGGGCTGGGGCCGATCCTGCGCGCCACCCTGGCCGCACGCCTGCCGGAACTGGGAACGCTGCCGCCGCGCAAGCTGGCCGCCCTGGTCGGGCTGGCGCCGTTCAATCACGACAGCGGCCGCTGGCAAGGCCAGCGCCGCATCAAAGGCGGGCGCAGCGACGTGCGCCGCGCGCTGTACATGGCCACCTGGGCCAGCATCCGCGCCAAATCCCCCTTGGCCCAAACCTATGCGCGCCTGCAAGCGGCCGGCAAACCGGCCAAGGTCGCCATCGTCGCCTGCATGCACAAGTACCTACGCTGGCTCAATGCCATCGCGCGCGATCAGGCTTCTTACGCGCCTCCCGTCATCGCTGCTGCATGA
- a CDS encoding acylphosphatase, with the protein MAAARFLVSGRVQGVYFRASTRERAQALGLDGHARNLADGRVEVVAAGAAAALETLAGWLQHGPPAARVEQVLREPWPEPVAAGFSIG; encoded by the coding sequence ATGGCGGCGGCGCGCTTCCTGGTCTCCGGCCGGGTGCAGGGCGTGTATTTCCGCGCCTCCACCCGTGAGCGCGCGCAGGCGCTGGGACTGGATGGCCATGCCCGCAATCTGGCCGACGGCCGGGTCGAGGTCGTCGCCGCCGGCGCGGCCGCGGCGCTGGAGACGCTGGCCGGCTGGCTGCAGCATGGCCCGCCAGCGGCGCGGGTGGAGCAGGTGCTGCGCGAACCGTGGCCGGAGCCGGTGGCGGCGGGTTTCTCGATCGGGTGA